The Candidatus Paracaedibacteraceae bacterium DNA window TTCTTTACAGTTATCACAACATCTTATGATACAAGTGATGATTTTAAAGTTAATCACGACATAGCCGGCCTTGAGTTATACCAAAATCATACCATGGGGGAGCTCATGGAAGCAGAGCAACAAGCAACAATTGACACCCTTAAAAACAATAACTGTCCAGTTCGCCATATTCATCTTGATATCGTCGACGAATATGCGTTGGGTTATATGATGATGCACTACGTCATTGAAACTCTAGCCATGGCAAGCATCCTTGGGGTAAACGCTTTTGACCAACCCGCTGTCGAGGAAGGCAAGGTCTTAACACGTCAATACTTGGCCGCATAAATAAAAATAAACCGTATAATACCAACTATCAGAACCAAACAATATTGCTATAATTTACGGTTTATTAACGTCCTTCCCTTAATATTACTATTACTAGTAATGAAATTTCGGGTATTAGTTATGCGTATTTTATTTTTATCCCTCTTGATGTCAAGTTTGGTTTTTGCCGAGCAAGGACAGTCTCTCGTACAATCTCAACCAGAAAAAATGCGTCGCGCGTCGATCCCCCTTCCGCCTCAAAAGCAACAACTCTCACAATATCAACCGCACGACCTTACCAAAGCCCGTCGAAAATCAGTTGTTCTGGTTCCAAAAGAAGTTGATGTTGGCACCTCTGATATCCGGACACTAAGACCATCTAACCCTGAAGTTGTCAAGAGATGTAACAAAGATGTTCTCCTGTTCGAAAACGGGATATCCGGAGTAAACCCTGGCGCGATCACAACTCAATCAGGGATTTCATGTGCCAATTTATCTTCAGGAAATCAAGTCATTCCATTAGGTGATATTTCAACGGTTCTTGACAGCATCAATAAATGGGCAACATACCTAAAGACAAAATCAGAAGCAGAATTAAAAGGTTTCTCTGAAACAGACCGAGGCATCATCCAAGCAGTAACAAATTTTGCCCTATCAGATAAAAAAATGCCGACACAAGGTATAGCAAATTTCTTTCCACGTGTTGATCCGCAAACCGTAAGATTAATGTTTGATCTAAGTTACTTAACCTATTACAACAAAGAAGACCGTAAATTCACGCCAAACTACGTATCAACCCCCTATGAACAAGAAATGTTAAAACTCAAAGGCCGAGTCGCAGCTTTGGAAAAGCGACTTCATAATTTGACACAATTCAGGCTAGATCTAGCCCGTATATTTGGTTCTGATGTTATTCGTTATGTTGAACAGCGACGCATTGAAAGCCAAGAAACCCGAGACCAACAACACCAAAGAGTCGATACAACTCAAGGTGAATACGATCAAAGATTTGGCCTACACAGTGACACAAAAGATAAAGTTGCATTTGATCAGCAATTCGGTGGGGGCAGTAAAAGTTCCGGCCTATCCCGAGGGAAAGATCAAGGACAAACAGATGTTCAGCGCACAGAAACAATGGATATAAAAGTCAAGAATCTGGCACCAGAAGTCCTTAGAGCACAAGCTGAAAACTTTAATCGTCTTGTTGCTGATGACGAAACAAAAATTGAAAATCCAAGCACAGCAACGCTAAACGACATTGAAAAACGCATTGGAATCGTCGAAGGAAAGATTAAATATGAACTTGTCGAAGCACGCCGATCAGTTACAATATTATCAGACCCCGTTGCCGGTGATTATTGGGTTAAAGTCGAACGCGTTTTCAGCCGTGAACTTGAAGGATTCACCCCTGTCGATATCCTATACCGCAACTTAACCTCTTATAAAAAATCATGGTTTGGTTCCGGCGTTGCAAAGTCAAAAAGCAGAGAAAGCAGCGATCTTGGTAACAAAGAAGTCTCAGGCGTCGTCCTTTATCGTGATTCTGAAGCATCCGATAACGACAAAAATGTTGACCAGATGATCATTGCTTTTTCCGGATCAAACTCAGAACAAGATTGGCTCCACAACTTCAACGTAAAACGATCACAAGGTAAGGCCAATCACTCCCTTGCAGTTGGCTATAGGGTCCACCAAGGAATCATGGACTCCCTTGATGAAACTCTAGACTATATGGGAACAAATCTAAAAAAATGGTTCCGTGATTATACCCAATCTCACCCTGTGGCCAATGGTCAAATCCCAACCCTAAGGATTGCCGTTACAGGACACAGTTTAGGGGGTGGGCTTGCTATGTTGATGGCATTATTGATTAAAGATCAAATTGCCCCTGTTTATGAAGGAAAAATCAATATCGATGTTGTTGTCTATACATTCGGAGCCCCTCCAATATTTGACAAAAATTTTGCCCAGAAAGCAGAAGATCGCCTTGGAAAACATAATGTTATTCGCGTTTGGAACGAAGGTGATCCTGTATCAACACTCAGTATTGTCTTAAAAAATGAAAAAGTGTTCAAACGTTCATTGCTTATGACGTTACTCGGTTATGCCCACATCGGGACAAGCATTCCATTGGTCGACCGCGAGGGAATTGCTAGTTTTTGGGATAAGTTTAGCCCTTGGAGTAATCACCTTGCTGATCGGTACGCCAATCTCCTTGCAACAAATTGGGACCAATTAGTCAATAGAAAAGCAAGTGATATTTACAGACTCTTACAATCAAAAGACTTACTCAAAACAAATATATTGCTAACAGCTCTCGATGACATAGGGCGCTTCCTAAGAGGTCGCGATACAGCTATTCTACCGTTAAAACCATTTCTCGTCGGCGATATCCTTGCAATGCTTAGAGATACAAGCGATAGATTTAATCAACAAAACTCAGGTGATAACACCATAAGAAACTATGACAGTATCCGTGATACACGCTATAGTGAAGGCAAAAAATCAGCACCAAAATTAGCAGGAGCTGATACAAAAGCACTAACCTATGCGCATGAATTACCGACAGGGCAAAAGGTGAAGATGAAAATTGATCGATCAACATCCTG harbors:
- a CDS encoding lipase family protein — its product is MRILFLSLLMSSLVFAEQGQSLVQSQPEKMRRASIPLPPQKQQLSQYQPHDLTKARRKSVVLVPKEVDVGTSDIRTLRPSNPEVVKRCNKDVLLFENGISGVNPGAITTQSGISCANLSSGNQVIPLGDISTVLDSINKWATYLKTKSEAELKGFSETDRGIIQAVTNFALSDKKMPTQGIANFFPRVDPQTVRLMFDLSYLTYYNKEDRKFTPNYVSTPYEQEMLKLKGRVAALEKRLHNLTQFRLDLARIFGSDVIRYVEQRRIESQETRDQQHQRVDTTQGEYDQRFGLHSDTKDKVAFDQQFGGGSKSSGLSRGKDQGQTDVQRTETMDIKVKNLAPEVLRAQAENFNRLVADDETKIENPSTATLNDIEKRIGIVEGKIKYELVEARRSVTILSDPVAGDYWVKVERVFSRELEGFTPVDILYRNLTSYKKSWFGSGVAKSKSRESSDLGNKEVSGVVLYRDSEASDNDKNVDQMIIAFSGSNSEQDWLHNFNVKRSQGKANHSLAVGYRVHQGIMDSLDETLDYMGTNLKKWFRDYTQSHPVANGQIPTLRIAVTGHSLGGGLAMLMALLIKDQIAPVYEGKINIDVVVYTFGAPPIFDKNFAQKAEDRLGKHNVIRVWNEGDPVSTLSIVLKNEKVFKRSLLMTLLGYAHIGTSIPLVDREGIASFWDKFSPWSNHLADRYANLLATNWDQLVNRKASDIYRLLQSKDLLKTNILLTALDDIGRFLRGRDTAILPLKPFLVGDILAMLRDTSDRFNQQNSGDNTIRNYDSIRDTRYSEGKKSAPKLAGADTKALTYAHELPTGQKVKMKIDRSTSCSTKDIVKSTGINPQQLDRLDVSELSCGCCLSKNFFVSADASLTSKLRGLFGKRISTVDQVYKHCSRYCSPLAGTVFTDAKKANVIEIGDLMDRMGLGDMWRAKKLKG